DNA from Actinomycetes bacterium:
GTCGGTGTCGAACCCGTGGGCGGGGGCGCCCTCGCGCAGCGCCTGGTCGATGGCGGCAAGCTGGGGCTCGGACAGGCGCGGGGCCTGCCCGGTGGGGCCGGCGCTGCGCAGCGCCTCGGGCCCGCCCGCGTGCCAGTGGGCGTGCCAGCGGCTGGCGTTTTGCCGGGAGACGCCGAGTTCGCGGGCGACCTCGGCCTGGGAGCGGCCGGCGGCAAACAGCGCGCCGGCCTGCATGCGGACGTGTTCGAACGCCTGGCGGTCGCGGAGGCCGCGGGCGTTGCGGCGGTAGGCAGTTGGTCTCATGCTCCCATGCTGCCACAACATCGCAGGAACGAGCGAACTTCTTTAGTAGGTCGTTCCAACCGGCTCCTTACCAGTTCCGGAATGTCCTCTAAGCAGGCCCGGACAGCCGCACTCGTCAACCGCGTGCGGACCC
Protein-coding regions in this window:
- a CDS encoding helix-turn-helix domain-containing protein — encoded protein: MRPTAYRRNARGLRDRQAFEHVRMQAGALFAAGRSQAEVARELGVSRQNASRWHAHWHAGGPEALRSAGPTGQAPRLSEPQLAAIDQALREGAPAHGFDTD